The Shewanella algae DNA segment TTGAACGCGTGCCCACAAAAGCGTGGTGTTTGTACTCGTGTGTACACCACTACTCCAAAAAAACCTAACTCTGCACTACGTAAAGTAGCTCGTGTGCGTCTGACCAACGGTTTCGAAGTAACTTCGTACATCGGCGGTGAAGGCCACAACCTGCAGGAACACAGTGTAATCCTGATCCGTGGTGGTCGTGTTAAAGACTTACCTGGTGTGCGTTATCACACTGTTCGTGGCGCCCTGGACTGTGCTGGTGTGACTTCACGTCGCCAAGCTCGTTC contains these protein-coding regions:
- the rpsL gene encoding 30S ribosomal protein S12; translated protein: MATVNQLVRKPRAPKVEKTNVPALNACPQKRGVCTRVYTTTPKKPNSALRKVARVRLTNGFEVTSYIGGEGHNLQEHSVILIRGGRVKDLPGVRYHTVRGALDCAGVTSRRQARSKYGAKRPKS